The Flavobacteriales bacterium DNA window TCAAAACAAAAAGGCTGCCTCAGATGAGACAGCCTTTCTGCAATGGGGGTTATATACGGATCGGTACTATCGAACCACCACCCGCTGGTGGCTTACCGAAGACCCGGTGCGAACGATTACCATGTAAACGCCCGGTGGCACACCAATGGACCATTCCACCTGATGCGAACCTGCATCCATGTAACCGTCGTGAATAACGGCGACTGATTTACCCTGCAAGTCGTACACGGTGACATTGGCTTGTCCTTCTTCCTCCATCACAAAACCGATGCGGGCATTATGTATGGCAGGGTTTGGTACGATGGTGATTCCGGACACCTGTTCAGGTGCAGCCATAGATTCGAGCTGTTTTGGTGCACAGTCGGGAACGTAAACCCTTCTGCATTCCCGTTTGCTGCACACCGTTCCATCCGGTGCTACTCCGCTCACAGTTAGGCAGACGGTATACTTGCCACCATCCTGGTAAGTATGGGTCGGGTTCTGGGTGCCTGAAGAGTCACCATCACCAAAATCCCAAGACCAGCCTGTGATTGTGGTACCCGGCCATGCATAGCTCTCATCATAGAAGTTCATCACCTGACATGTATCACGATCGTATTTGAAATAGGATCGTACGTGGCAGGGTGCATCACTGCAATCATCAACTTCTACCCGCTTGCAGTAGATTCTTGTGCAAGTTGAACTGTCCTTGTTCATGACCGTAACGGTAAGACATACATCATATGCACCTTCGGCAGCGTATGTGTGTTGCGGATCTTCGAGGTTAGAGTTGCTTCCATCTCCGAAGCTCCAATCCCAACCGATCACGTTTGAGCCGTAGTAGGCATCGCTGTAATCGTAGAAGCTAACTGCAAGGCAGCTATCCCTGTGGGTAAATGCGGGACGTACATTGCAATGATCGTTTCCACAGTCTCTGACTTCAACGGTTCTGCAATAGGTCTTCTCACATTGCGAGCCATCACCACCTACCGCAGTTACCGTCAGGCATACATTATTATAAACACCTGGTGTGGTATAGGTATGGGTTGGGTTTTGCAATGTTGAAGAAGTGCCGTCACCGAAGTTCCACAGCCAACCGGTGATGGTTGTGCCGTCGGCAGTTTCAGCATAACCGTTAAAGCTGAAGGTAAGACATGTGTCCTTATTGTACTTGAAATAAGGTTTGGTACGACATGGCGCATTGCTGCAATCTTTGACTTCCACACGTTTGCAGTAAATCCGTGAGCAAGTAGTGCTGTCCGGGTTCATGGCAGTAACGGTCAGGCATACATCGTAAATGCCTTCAGCACCGTACACATGTTGTGGGTCCTCAAGGTTGGATGTAGTGCCATCACCGAAATCCCAGTCCCATCCTGTGATGGTTGTTCCGGAGCTTGCATAGCTGTGATCGTTAAACTGTGCAGTCAGGCAGCTGTCACGATAATAAAAGGCCGGACGTACCTTACATGCATCGTTTCCGCAATCCCTGACCTCAATTCTTCTGCAGTAGGTTCTTTCACATTGAGAACCATCACCACCAACTGCGGTCACCGTGAGGCATACATTATTATAGACGCCTGGTGTGGTATAGGTATGGGTTGGGTTTTGCAGGTTAGAAGTGCCGCCGTCTCCGAAGCTCCATGACCAGCCGGTGATGGTGGTTCCGGGGATGGATTCAACATGTCCGGCAAAACTGTAGGTCATGCAGGTATCCCGGTGATACTTGAAATAAGGTTTAACGCGACAGGGTGCATTGCTGCAATCCTTGACACGAACATCCTTACAATAAATCCTTGTGCATGTGCTGCTGTCCGTATTCATGGCAGTAACCGTTAGACATACGGTATAGGTGCCTTCGGCGCCATACACGTGTTGCGGGTCCTCAAGGTTGGAGGTGCCGCCATCACCGAAGTCCCAGGACCAGTCGGTGATCTCCGTTCCGTGTCCGTCATAACTCAGGTCACGGAAACTGGCTGTCAGACAGCTGTCGCGGTAGGAGAAGTATGGGCGTGCATAGCAGTCGTTTCCACAACCTTTGAGCTTGATGCGCTTGCACACCGTTCTTTCACATACCGTACTGTCCGGCCCTAATCCGGTGATGGTCAGAAGTACCTTGTACGAACCACCCATTGGATAAGTATAGGATGGATTCTGGGCGGTGGACGTATTGCCATCTCCGAAGTCCCACAGCCATCCGGTGATGGTTGTGCCGGTTCCGGCGGTGCTGGCATCCTTAAAGTCTACTGAACAGCTGTCGACGGTTACCTCTATTCTTGGATAGAGTCGACATCGCTTGTGCTTGCTTTGCGCATTGACTGTATATGACATACACAGTACCAAAACGGCACACACACCAGCATATAGCTTTGAGCGCGTGAAATTGTTTTTCATCGTGAAGAGGATTTAGAATGGTTAAACAATGTTTACAAATGCTCCAATACCAAACCCTGCCGGGGAGTATAATATGGGTTTGAATCGGGTAAGTGCCTGCGGGATAATTGCAGGTGAAAGGGTAATCAGATCACAACTTAGTAAATCACCGCATACGTGTCAATCAAAACAATGAATAGATCATGGGAAATATGCATCTGATTGATGCATTATATTGGAGTTAAACACCTGATTTTGGGTTGCTGATTTTTTATAATAGAATATTTGTTAGTGAGTTGTAAATGAATGTAATTTTCATTCTGTTCAAATTATGATGGTGGTCAGATTAGGAAGCAGAAAGTTTATCTGATGACTAAAATCTGCCATTGATTAAAAACAAAAAGGCTGCCTCATCATCGAGACAGCCTTTTTGCATGGGGGTTGATATTTATTCAGATCATCTGATGATCACCTGTTCGTGGTCAACCGATGAATCTGTCTTAACAACAACCAGGTAGACGCCCGGTGGAACATCAACATTCCATTCAAGTTGATGAACACCGGCATTGAGGTAACCATCCCGGATGACGGTCAATACCTTTCCTTGCATGTCATACACTGTGACATTGGCTTGTCCTCCCTCCGACATCTCGAAGCCGATACGGGCGGTATGACTTGCCGGATTCGGCATCACTTTCAGTCCGGATAAATGGCCGGTAGCATTGGATTTTCCATCCGTCTTTTGTCTGCAGGATACCACCAGGGAATTACTACATACCACATCTCTGCAAGGTGTTCCATTGGCATTGATTCCCGCTACTTCCAGGCAAATGGTATGCATGCCCGAACTTGTATAGGTATGCACCGGGTTTTGCAAGTTAGACGTAGTTCCGTCACCGAAATCCCATGACCAGCCTACGATGGTCGTACCGGCGCCTGCTGCACTCTGATCAATAAAGTGAACAACAAGGCAGGTATCATTATGGGTAAACTGCGGGAATATCGCACAAGAATCTCCGCCACAATCCTTCACGATGATATCCTGACATCTTCCGCTGGAGCATTGCGATCCATCTACATTCACACCATTTGTCTGCAGGCAAACGGTATAGGCGCCCGGGGTGGTGTACAAATGCACCGGGTTTTGAAGATTTGAGGTGGTGCCATCTCCGAAGTTCCAGTTCCAGCTGGTGATGGTCGTGCCAGGACCTGCTGTACTGAAGTCGGTGAACAGGTACACCAGGCATGAATCCCGGTACTGGAAGTCTGAGTTGATGGTGCAGGGTTCCAGTCCGCAATCGATCACCGTGATATCGAAGCACACCACCTCTTCACAACCCAGGTTGTTTGCATTGACCGCGCGAATGTACAGGCATACCGTATAGGTTCCTGCGGAATCGTAGGTATGTAAAGGATGCTGGGTTGTTGAATTGTTCCCATCCCCGAAGTCCCAATACCAGCTGGTAATGTTGGAGCCGGGAGATACGGTTGTGATGTCCTGAAATTGAACTGTCAGACAGGTATCCTTGTGCAGGAAGGCCGGCTGTAGTCCGCAAGGATTATTGTTGCAATCCTGTACCTGGATCACGACGCACAGGCTGTCCCGGCATGTGGTTCCGTCCACGTTTACACCAACGACCGTTAAACATGCCTGATAAGCGCCGGGCCCCGGATAAGTATGACTTACATTCTGAAGGTTGGATGTATTTCCATCTCCAAAATTCCACAGCCAACCGGTGATGGCGGTACCGGGTCCTGCCGTACTCAGGTCGTGGAAGTTTACAGTCAGACAGCTGTCGGTGACCTGGAAACGCGGTACCACCGAACAGGGTTCACCGCCGCAATCCTTGACAGTCACACTGAGGCATGTTGTATCGCGACACGCATTACCATCTGCTGTTACACCCGTCACAACAAGACATGCAGTATATGTGCCAGGTGCTCCGTAAACATGCACAGGGTTCTGGGTGTTGGAAGAGTTCCCATCTCCAAAGCTCCAGTTCCAGTTGGTAATGCTGGTGCCCGGACCTGCACTGCTCAGGTCAAAGAATACAACGGCCAGGCATGAATCAGTGTACTGGAATCTTGAGAAGACGAGGCAGGGCTCACCACAATCCTTCACGATGACCTGCATACATATGCTATCCCTGCATTGTGTGCCATCTGCGGTCACACCTGTTGCCATGAGGCACACTGTATAAGTTCCGGAAGCCGGATAAGTGTGTGCCGGGTTCTGCAGGTTGGAAGTACTTCCATCGCCGAAGCTCCAATCCCAGCTGGTAATGGTGGTACCCGGACCTGCCGCGCTGAAGTCGATAAAGTTTACGGTCAGACAACTATCGCTGAACTGGAATCGTGGGAATACGGCGCAGGGTTCGCCACCGCAATCTTCCACATCCACCCTCAGGCATAAACTGTCTCTGCAAGTGGTTCCATCTGCATTGACCCCCACCACGGTCAGGCATGCAGTATACATTCCTGATGCCGGATAAGTGTGATTCGGGTTTTGCAGGTTGGATGTACTTCCATCACCGAAGTTCCACAGCCAGCTGGTGATGGTGGTACCCGGATCTGCCGTACTGAAGTCAAGGAACTGCACGGTCAGGCAGCTGTCACCGAACTGGAATCGCGGGAACACGGCACAAGGCTCGCCACCGCAGTCTTTCACCGTCACATCAATGCAAAGCAGGTCTTTACATTCTGTTCCATCGGCAGCTACACCAACGATGGTGAGACAAACGGTATATGTGCCGGATGCTGCATACGTATGTGATGGGCTTTGCAGATTGGAGGTGTTTCCATCACCGAAGTTCCAGAACCAAGTGGTGATGTTCGTACCCGGACCTGCCGCACTGAAGTCAAGGAACTGTGCGGTCAGATAACTATCACTGAACTGGAATCGTGGGAATACGGCACAAGGTTCACCACCGCAATCCTTTACGGTCACATCAATACAGATCTGATCTCTGCATTCTGTTCCATCCGCTGCCACACCAACGATGGTGAGGCAAACGGTGTAAGTGCCTGACGCTGCGTAGGTGTGTGTTGGGTTTTGTAGGTTGGAAGTGTTTCCATCCCCGAAGTCCCAGAACCAGGTTGTGATGTTTGTTCCTGCACCAGCCGCACTGAAGTCGATAAAGTTTACGGTCAGACAACTGTCGCTGAACTGGAATCTTGGATAAACGGCGCATGGCTCACCGCCACAGTCTTTCACCGTGACAGGTAAGCATATCTGATCTTTGCATGGGAATCCTTGTGCATTCACGCCAACAACCACAAGGCATACATTGTAGGTGCCGGGTGCTGCGAAGGTGTGAGATGGATTTTGAAGAACAGATGTGCTTCCATCGCCAAAGTCCCAGTACCAGTTGGTGATGGTGGTGCCGGGTCCTCCGACGCTCACATCTGAGAATTGAACGAAGAGGCAACTGTCCTTGAATATGAATCTCGATTGCACTGTGCATGGGTCGTTTCCGCAATCCTTTACGGTTACTTTACGACATATTTGATCCTTGCATTGTGTTCCGTTCGGGCGGGTTCCCACAATGGTCAAGCAAACGGTATATGTGCCTGCACCGGTATAAGTGTGCGCCGGGCTTTGCATGGTGGAAGTATTCCCGTCGCCGAAATCCCAGTACCAATTGGTGATGGTGGTACCTGCGCCACTCAGGCTAAGATCCTGGAATTGCACGAACAGGCAACTGTCACGATAGATAAACAGTGGTTTTATTTTACATGGTTTATTGTTGCCGCAATCCCGAACGGTGACCGGTAAGCACAATTGATCTTTGCAGCGAACGCCATTCGCGTTGACACCAACTATGGTCAGGCACACATTATAGGTGCCACCGCTTGCGTAGGTGTGTGTGGGGTTTTGGAGAGTAGAGGTGTTTCCATCGCCGAAA harbors:
- a CDS encoding PKD domain-containing protein, with the translated sequence MRTFPNLNKALAGIFTTLMLCMGFSSFAQNPNKDCKIKPKFDFSIDSCKVNFHDQSMALAGSTIISWYWNFGDGTNSNVQHPTHAYAAPGVYTVCLTIVGQNKNGNLCKEQVCRDIKIRDCGPAPPCKLKVKYKSKVNCLTASFADFSLSGAGTTITNWYWDFGDGNTSTLQNPTHTYASGGTYNVCLTIVGVNANGVRCKDQLCLPVTVRDCGNNKPCKIKPLFIYRDSCLFVQFQDLSLSGAGTTITNWYWDFGDGNTSTMQSPAHTYTGAGTYTVCLTIVGTRPNGTQCKDQICRKVTVKDCGNDPCTVQSRFIFKDSCLFVQFSDVSVGGPGTTITNWYWDFGDGSTSVLQNPSHTFAAPGTYNVCLVVVGVNAQGFPCKDQICLPVTVKDCGGEPCAVYPRFQFSDSCLTVNFIDFSAAGAGTNITTWFWDFGDGNTSNLQNPTHTYAASGTYTVCLTIVGVAADGTECRDQICIDVTVKDCGGEPCAVFPRFQFSDSYLTAQFLDFSAAGPGTNITTWFWNFGDGNTSNLQSPSHTYAASGTYTVCLTIVGVAADGTECKDLLCIDVTVKDCGGEPCAVFPRFQFGDSCLTVQFLDFSTADPGTTITSWLWNFGDGSTSNLQNPNHTYPASGMYTACLTVVGVNADGTTCRDSLCLRVDVEDCGGEPCAVFPRFQFSDSCLTVNFIDFSAAGPGTTITSWDWSFGDGSTSNLQNPAHTYPASGTYTVCLMATGVTADGTQCRDSICMQVIVKDCGEPCLVFSRFQYTDSCLAVVFFDLSSAGPGTSITNWNWSFGDGNSSNTQNPVHVYGAPGTYTACLVVTGVTADGNACRDTTCLSVTVKDCGGEPCSVVPRFQVTDSCLTVNFHDLSTAGPGTAITGWLWNFGDGNTSNLQNVSHTYPGPGAYQACLTVVGVNVDGTTCRDSLCVVIQVQDCNNNPCGLQPAFLHKDTCLTVQFQDITTVSPGSNITSWYWDFGDGNNSTTQHPLHTYDSAGTYTVCLYIRAVNANNLGCEEVVCFDITVIDCGLEPCTINSDFQYRDSCLVYLFTDFSTAGPGTTITSWNWNFGDGTTSNLQNPVHLYTTPGAYTVCLQTNGVNVDGSQCSSGRCQDIIVKDCGGDSCAIFPQFTHNDTCLVVHFIDQSAAGAGTTIVGWSWDFGDGTTSNLQNPVHTYTSSGMHTICLEVAGINANGTPCRDVVCSNSLVVSCRQKTDGKSNATGHLSGLKVMPNPASHTARIGFEMSEGGQANVTVYDMQGKVLTVIRDGYLNAGVHQLEWNVDVPPGVYLVVVKTDSSVDHEQVIIR
- a CDS encoding PKD domain-containing protein → MKNNFTRSKLYAGVCAVLVLCMSYTVNAQSKHKRCRLYPRIEVTVDSCSVDFKDASTAGTGTTITGWLWDFGDGNTSTAQNPSYTYPMGGSYKVLLTITGLGPDSTVCERTVCKRIKLKGCGNDCYARPYFSYRDSCLTASFRDLSYDGHGTEITDWSWDFGDGGTSNLEDPQHVYGAEGTYTVCLTVTAMNTDSSTCTRIYCKDVRVKDCSNAPCRVKPYFKYHRDTCMTYSFAGHVESIPGTTITGWSWSFGDGGTSNLQNPTHTYTTPGVYNNVCLTVTAVGGDGSQCERTYCRRIEVRDCGNDACKVRPAFYYRDSCLTAQFNDHSYASSGTTITGWDWDFGDGTTSNLEDPQHVYGAEGIYDVCLTVTAMNPDSTTCSRIYCKRVEVKDCSNAPCRTKPYFKYNKDTCLTFSFNGYAETADGTTITGWLWNFGDGTSSTLQNPTHTYTTPGVYNNVCLTVTAVGGDGSQCEKTYCRTVEVRDCGNDHCNVRPAFTHRDSCLAVSFYDYSDAYYGSNVIGWDWSFGDGSNSNLEDPQHTYAAEGAYDVCLTVTVMNKDSSTCTRIYCKRVEVDDCSDAPCHVRSYFKYDRDTCQVMNFYDESYAWPGTTITGWSWDFGDGDSSGTQNPTHTYQDGGKYTVCLTVSGVAPDGTVCSKRECRRVYVPDCAPKQLESMAAPEQVSGITIVPNPAIHNARIGFVMEEEGQANVTVYDLQGKSVAVIHDGYMDAGSHQVEWSIGVPPGVYMVIVRTGSSVSHQRVVVR